GATATtcagaaattaatattatattaaaataataatgcatGGGTTCAAAATGACACGAAGAGAGAGTCTTTATTATGAAATTAGGAGGCTCGAGCATTGGGCTGAGCAGTTCAAAACTTAATAGAGCCCGTTACCCCATAATGACTAttcttttttctaaaaaatatttgataaatgttattttaacaaaattccGAATTTCTGATAATTTCTCATGTTGACTCTATTCCAACcgcaaaataaattaaaagtttggtTTCAAAAAATTGCTCGTTAATGcaaaattaattaactcaattaaagtTGTAcgtacatgtatatatttactTCCAATTAATTATGTTTTCCCATTAGAAATTAATTAACAGATTCCGAGACCTAATATTTTTCACCCGACAATGAAAATTACATTACATAGTTTTGAATTTGCACTCAAGAGAAAGTGCGCTCCACTTCTGGACATGCACTTCTGGACATGCacttaaacataaattaatCCACATGTTGCTCAATATAATTATTACAACTCTAGCTGAGAAGTAGGTCCCTTCACCATATGTATACTTTAATCAATCCTGGAGAAGTTAAAGAGTAAATAAATAACcttaacaaaaatttaaatatagaaATTGTTAAGTTCGTGTATTTGAGCATAACTCCACTCAAAAACTAATTCAGAAGAGATGATTGTCCATGTCCATATAAACAACTCATAAGAACTTAATTCAGTCGCATGATTTCTCGTGTTAAGAGATAAACTACTGAAACGTGGAGTTTACAAGATATTAGTGATAACGTCAAAATAGTAATCCAGCACATAACGGCACTGAACTTGGAATCTACACCCACAGCACTCACGCATTCCTTATAGCTCGAATTCAGGATTGAAGTATCTGAAATACGCCGGAGATATATCGATTAGTTCAGCAGTCGGGACAGCCTCTTCCAAGTTGTGTTCTTGGAGTGTGGCGATTATTAGCCCCAGACCCTGGATAGTCATCCACCTCTATTTCCATCAGTCTTCTCTTTTTTGTGTTTAACTCCCACCTTTCACCTTTATTTTCCTGCATATTTAAACTTCTCTTGagcgattttttttaatgaatactCCGACTACTGCAACTACAtccacttatatatatataactgaaTATtgtatctttaaaatttttgggattatgtatgatttttgaatttgatgtaAACTAACTTAAAATTTAAGTCATCAAAAAGAAGAAAGATCAAGAAAAGTACTATTGCCAAGATAGTTAAGGCAGTCTTTGATTCATACATGAACAATATTTAGCAAGCATTTTATACATACCATGTCTGCAACTGACCTATAACTTTGAGATTTCTGCACCAGATTTCCATTTCCTGCAAATAAGAGAACAAATTTCATACGAAATCATCATCAACTATATATTCAAGATTTACGAGGGAATTAATTCAAAAgtatttatgttaaaaattggTCGCTAGCTTACTTGTAAATGGGATTGCTCCACTCAATCCGATAATGCAAGAAAAGCACAAAATAACCAGCAATACTCCAGCACTTGAAGTATTATCCATGAACGCCGAAGCAAATCTGAACCATACGCACTCACaaaatcttatatatatatacacacatatatatctcTGCATAGGAAATTTCtataatatgaataaaaaatgggtggaatattttatatatttaatttaattatagggCAGTGGGACTGGTTGTTGCTGCGACAAAATGAAAGAAAGTCAAAAAGGGGTATTGTCATGCTGCACAAGTCATAATCGGCATCATGCATGTGGATACGTACTATTTAATATGTATGTGGTCAGTGTTGGGATTATTTTTCATCAAAACATAatttatttcagttttaatttttttttaaaaaaaatttcatctcgaatataataattaatttttagcCTATCTATGttggataattatttaaattaacatACTGTATTTTGAAATACTtctgaaataatataattatcatTAGATATTAAATTACACATGTCTTACTAGCTCTCGAACTCAAGACCTTCCAGACTATAAGTATTTGGATTAAAAAACCTTTGGATTAAAAAGAATATTCAGAACCGGGTTACCGGATCTTGTATTCGATCCACACCAGATTTTTATTAGGCTTGGCTATTCTCAATTTAGTTGGGTCGGACATAAAAATCAtgacattttcttaaaattaattattttcagGCCTAATACAACTAGGCTTGGATCCAGCCCAACTTTCGTGTACAAAAGGGTATTTCTGTAACTCTGGCTCGGGTCTGGAAACCCTAGCCGCGAACTCTCGGTCAAAATCGATGGATTTATACAGTTTTCCtctttatatatacatatgctCATTTTGTAGCGGCTGATCATAAACCCTAATTCTGAGAAATCTAAAGAGCTCGAATACGCCTTCGTCGGCCGCTCTTCTCTGTTTAAGGGCTCGGTAACTTTTACCTTTGTGAGATCCAAGTTATTTTCTGATAATTGGATCATCTATTTCTATGGTTTGTTAAATTTCTTTagcatttgatttttaaataccGTTTTTAATCTGGGATCCTCGAATTGTGTGGAAATGATGAGATGATTTATTTGTCGTACTTCTCCTGGAGaaagatgaaattttttttattggaaatCAGAATATCTGATTCTACTATTCCTTTATGCAATGAtaagtttaaatataaatatttattcattttattttattatttcatgCGTTAAGGATAGTTCAGTTTGTTCTGTGTCCTGCCTGTGATGGTGTTAAATATACTTTGAGTTATTCGCTATGAAAATCTTATTAATCTGAGGCTTTGACGCATTTGACGTTTTTTCCTTTGTCACTATTATGAATTTGCattcctttttttttagaaatgcTTATTtcactt
This window of the Primulina huaijiensis isolate GDHJ02 chromosome 3, ASM1229523v2, whole genome shotgun sequence genome carries:
- the LOC140972043 gene encoding uncharacterized protein; the protein is MDNTSSAGVLLVILCFSCIIGLSGAIPFTRNGNLVQKSQSYRSVADMENKGERWELNTKKRRLMEIEVDDYPGSGANNRHTPRTQLGRGCPDC